CTTTAGTTGCTTGACGTtgtgaatcattgaaatatgCTGGCACCGTTATGACTGCATCATTTACAGTTGTACCAAGATAAGCTTCAGCCActtctttcatttttatcaatacCATTGAAGATATTTCTTCCggaaaaaatcttttcatttcatctttatattcaacttgaatttttggttttcctttttcattcaccacTTTAAATGGCCAATGTTTCATATCCGATTGTAcggattgatcatcaaaacgtCTACCAATCAAACGTTTTGCATCGAAAACAGTATTGGTTGGATTCATTGCAACCTGATTTTTTGCCGCATCACCAATCAATCTTTCAGTATCGGTAAATGCCACATAACTTGGTGTTGTACGATTTCCTTGTTCATTGGCAATGATTTCTACTTTTCCATGTTGAAATACACCAACACATGAATATGTAGTACCAAGATCAATACCGATTGCTTTTTTCGGTGCCAtcgtgtttgttttttaaccgggaaaaaaaactactaaaatcaaatcaaacgaaagaaattcaataacaaacaaacaaaaaatgaatcaaaacattCAACAGGTGTCTTTTTCGAATCACtttaatcaaatgattcgatttgaaaaatttttcaaacgtTTTGtaagaatcgaatgaatcattgagtaacttgcaaaaaaaaagcttgaTTGCAGACACGTTTGCAGGTGTTGGCGTTtataaatgatttgatttgataaataTCGTAGGCGATATTATTTACCCCcttacatcatcatatgtacACATCAAATTGTAAATTGACCTTGAAAAGacgatgaaaatattcaacccttgtttgtatttgtttatttgtattgcataaacaagaaaaaaaaattatgatcatcatcatcatttttaatctcaaaattattgaaatatttttaccatttttggataaaattaacaaacaccacttttaatcatcaacatgaatttatttttcatgtgatttttttttgcaaaaaaaaaaatgatattcgATAATGACCACGCAATAGATGTTCAAggttttttctatttttggtttcaaaatttcaattctgcATCAAAACTTAGGCTTATATtatccattgttgttgttgatgatgattgaatggaaaaattcaatggtgAATCTTCACTGttgttatttgatgatggtatagGAATAATTGGCGATATTTTTACTGTAGGTGGTGTTGCATTCAATTCTTTAACAAATCGAATATCTTTAATCAATTGTTTGATACGTTCGATTTTAGCTGAATCCATTGATTCGATATGAGATTTCTTTTGCCGTAGTATGTTGATCTGTTTTTGacataattgattttcaatcgtTATTTTACGATATTGTTCATGTAGATtgattgctgttgatgaaccaacaatatcatcatcacgattaTTACTAATGCCGATTGTTAATAATCGTTTTAATCTTTCGATTTCTTTATGTTTTTcagatttctttttcaacatttctaATTGTTTAACTTTTTCTTGTAGTATTATCCATACATTATTCCGTACATGATTATTACCAAAACAATCGAGATagatttgttcaattttatttattttctatatcgaaacaaaaaaaaaatcaaaaatcaattaaaacattcaatgattgaactTACCtggatatttttcattcgtaatgaaatcatctttttttccaacattaGATGATCACTATATTTTCTATGTAACCATGATACAATGTTATCGAATTTTGTTCCattaaaacattcatttgtgCCAATTAAACTTGGATAAAGATTTTGACGAAATCTATACAACAATAAtagatcatttttattgtttaaaaatattgatcgtATATGTAGAAAACATGTttctatttcatcatttcgatATTTTCCAATAATCGAACAATAATCATTGGATAATAACCATAATGACATGTgtgataataaatgatgatttatatttgaatttttctcattcaaatTCGTCCTTACAATCGATATCAATATTGAGATTAGATTTCTAAAGGTTTTATCATTGATAGAATCAATATTTgacattttgattgaaattaaaaaaggaaaaaataaataaactttTTTCGCTCTTTCTTGccgaataaaaacaatgaaataaaaaacgcGGTAAATCAAACGGTTCGATTGCTAAGTGATGAACAACTCAGATATCGATTGTTTTAAtgaaattcgattttttcaattttattttacacaaaaaaagaaaatgaaatgaaatgacataaaatcaaaaaaaaaaaaaaaaaaaaaaaaaaaaaaaaaatgaaaatacaataatgaatcaatccCAAAGTTTAATTAGATTATCCCAACCAGCTGTAATTACTTTGGATGTTTCATGTGGTTGCCATAATGTAGAGatacaaacattttcatGTGCTTGAAATGAtgttaataattttgttgttttccaatcccagaaaaataatttaccaTCAGCATCACCAGATACTAGATAGCTCATATCAGGAGAAAAATCTGGTGAACAAGCATAACCGGCAACCATATGACCGgtgaatattttcttttgattcaatttgaaacgATTCATACATGCAAATGCTTGAATTTTATTGTCCATAAATTGACATGCTAACCATTTATTATTCGGTGCTGCTGTTACAGCCGGTATAGCATGCATTGATGGATCAGCAATATATTTAACATCGACAGGTATATCCCATTCCCATACACGTAATGATTTATCATCAGATGTTGAAACAAATCTACGGCCACCATCGACTAATGTTACCGTATTGACTGCACCTAGATGACGATCATATTCCTGTACAATAGAACCAGATCGACAATCCCaacaaagaattttcttATCCGACATTCCCGAAAGGAAataatgtgaatgtgaatcaTCCGATGTATTGAATCGTATACAATAGGCAAATTTACGATTAGAAAATTTTCGTATACATTGTCCAGTTTCTGTATCCCATAATTTAATGGCACGATCATAAcctgatgaaatgaaacgatcACCATGAcgattgaaacaaatgtCACGTACTGCTTGACGATGACCATGATAAGTCATTATTGAACGACGTTCATTATATAATTCCCAAAGTTTAATCTTTGAATCAGCCGAACATGAAAGTAATAGATGACCAGTTTGTGGAAATAATCGTATGGCATTGATTGGTTTTGAATGACCAACATATGTATGGAGTAGTTTTTTCGGTAGAAAACATCGATTTGGAATATGATCTGGTTTATGTAATGGTACACCATCAATATCATGTGGTGGATGTAAAAATGATCGTCCTTGATAATCATATGGATCTTTTATATGCAAGGTAGCACGATCTTTAAATTCttcttcaattttattaaCTGTTCCACCAGCATGAACATTTTTACGTTTAGCtagaatttcaatcaattcttgttgttcttCTTCAGTTGGTCGAGCAATCTTTTGTTCATCTTCATATTCAGCCCAAGGACCTTTATAGCCTTCAATATCGgctggatcatcattaactaatcgttttcgttttttcttttcgccCGATAAttttacatcatcaattgtttttgatgaacCAGGCTTTGAAACTGTTTGATCGGTTTTAGCACCTGTACTAGGATCACTTGCAATACCATAagcatgaaaattttttcgttgatatTCAAACAATGCTTCTGACATGTATGCAGGTTCTAGTGATCCGGTAAGAAAATTCTTACCAATTGTTTGGCCATGAGGATTAGATGGACCGAATTCTGGACGATAAagttcattgaattttggaTTATATTGAAGTTCTTTACAATTTTTAACATCAATAAATCGCTCtgaatttttgaatgttGACGAACCACGTACCATTGTGGCATCAACCTGAGGAGCCGATACGATTTGTAACATTGATTCTGGTAACTTCATTTCAACTTCGGGGTCATGATCATCGGAATCACTTCcactatcatcatatgatacTAATGCTGAAGACATGGTTAGAGATTAAcgagaattaaaaaaaaaccgaaatcatcacaaatcgaatgatgaaaacaatagaaataaatattgacatgaaacaaaaaaaaaaatcgattgtttacaatcgattgtttatTGAGCACACGTGTAGCTACATCTACCAGTGTGAGAATTGTTTAGAATATTTACATTTgtgattttgaaataaaatttttttctccaataaaaaaaaatgtctgatTCTTCAGCCGATGAAgatattattgataataatgatgaaaaagaaatagaaCAAGAacataatgaaaattccgaaaattttcttcttaatCCTGAAACAAAAGATTCATTACGTGAAGAAACGGcaacatttcaatcattaggTGTTTGTGATGTATTATGTGAAGCTtgtgaatcattgaaatggaCCAAACCATCAAAAATACAGATTGAAGCCATACCATTAGCACTAGAAGGACGTGATGTTATTGGCTTAGCTGAAACTGGATCCGGTAAAACTGGAGCATTTGTTTTGCCCATACTACAAGCATTATTGGATAATCCATTACGATTATTTGCATTGATTCTTACACCTACACGTGAACTTgcatttcaaatcaatgatcaaatcaaagcATTGGGAACTAGTTTCGGTGTTACAACAGCCACAATTGTCGGTGGAATGGATATGATGACACAATCATTAGCATTGGCTAAACGTCCACATATTATCGTTGCTACACCTGGTCGTTTAGTTGATCATCTAGAAAATACTAAAGGATTTCATCTTCGTACATTGAAATTCTTGGTACTTGATGAAGCTGATCGTATATTGAATATggattttgaaaaagaagTTGATACCATATTGAAAGTGATACCACGTGAACGACGTACATTTATGTTTTCGGCTACAATGACATCTAAAGTGCAAAAATTACAACGTGCATCACTAAAAGATCCTGTTCGTGTGGAAGTATCAAGTAAATATAAAACCGTCGATAATCTTCAACAATATTATCTATTTGTTCCCGTTAAATATAAAGATTGTTATTTAGTCTATATATTGAATAGTTTGCAAggtaattcattcattatattctGTAATACATGCAATCAAACACAACGTATAGCATTAATGTTACGTAATCTTGGTTTCAACGCTATACCATTACATGGACAAATGTCACAGGCAAAACGTTTAggatcattgaataaatttcgtTCGAAAGCACGAAGTATATTATTGGCAACAGATGTTGCTAGCCGTGGTCTTGATATACCTCATGttgattttgtcatcaattaTGATATACCAACACATAGCAAAGATTATATACATCGTGTTGGTCGTACAGCACGTGCTGGTAGATATGGTAAAGCCATTACTATTGTATCACAATATGATGTTGAATTATATCAACGTATTGAACATTTATTGGGCAAACAAATGCCAAAATATTCaccaatcgatgatgatgaagtaaTGTTATTCCAGGAACGTGTATTACAAGCACAAAGATTtgctaaaaatgaaatgaacgaTGCTGGTGTTGGTAAAAATCGAAAAcgtaaaaataatgataataatgatgctggaaatgatgatgatgatgatgataacgatggcgattcattgaaaaatacaGCAAGAGGGAAACGGAAAATgtttattaataaaaatcgtcgtcaaaataataataatttgaatggaaaaaaatttatgaaaaaaagatgatgataaataaataaattgaataatattaTCCAAGTGTTtgtaattaatcaatcaatcaattaattacaTGATCCATCCActtgaaatattttctttgtacaatttttttttatcttaataaaatgatgatgattttgttttattttctcacGGATCtctttaaaatttaaaaaattttttttttcgtgcatataaatttgatgattatgtttgcaaaaaaaaatcattcattgttttgttttaattttcatctttaattgaattcaaaaaaaaaatgcgaccattattattgttgatttcagtacaatttttattgtgccaaacatcattatcattatcaattgaaaatgattggaTCGAATTTAAggtaattattttttgtttgtttcaatccaatattatttaatcattttttttcctatgaaaacaaaaatcaattagaaAACTTTCAATCGATCATATGGTTCATTGAAAGAAGAACAAATtcgaatggaaaattttcaacgaaATTTAGAAACTATTCGAAAACATAATGCTCTTTATGATCAaggattatcatcatatcaattgggtatcaatcaatttgccGATTGGACACATGATGAATATCTTCGATTAATTGGgccaaaaaaacattggaaaagtattcgaaattttcataaatcatcatcacaaatctatacagataataatgttgatgatctaccagatgaaattgattggaCAAAAAAAGGTGTTGTAACACCGGTACGAAGTATGGGCGATTGTGGTTCTGGCTATGCATTCGGTCCAGTTCAAGCATTAGAAAGTCAGCATGCATTGAAAACCGGTAATCTAGTTGAATTATCTGTACAACAAGTGGTCGATTGTTCAATAGATGTATGGAATAATGGATGTGAAGGAGGTTTAATTGATAATAGTTTTGAGTATATACTTAAAAATCATCACGAAATTGATACAGAAAAATCCTATCCATATGTTGGTCCAAAAAGTCCTGGTTGTCGtgctaaaaataaaacgattggttcaacaatgaaaaactaTGTTGATCTGAGACGTTTCGATGAATTGACAATGCAGAATGCTGTTGCAAAAGTTGGTCCAGTCGCTATACAAATTGATGCTGATTCGAAACATTTTATGCTCTATAAATCTGGCGTTTATGATTATGAGGATTGTAATATGCTCTTTCTTGATCATGGTATGACCGTTGTTGGATATGGTACATTGAATGGTCAACAATATTGGAAAGTTAAGAATTCAATGGGTACTACCTGGGGTGTGGATGGTTACCTATTGATTGCGCGTAATAAAGATAATCTTTGTGGTGTTGCCAGTACGCCAAGTTATCCGGTTGTTTAAAAAACAACGTCAATGAAACGGATccaaatttatcatcaataaatgttttttcttcttttgcaTATTTTATCGATGTTGTCATAGTTttctattgatgattaattaaaatttttgaaaaaaaaaatttcaaggtaatctttttttggtatttaaattgaacgatcatcaaaatggtaGTTATTGATTGGTGCTTGtcgatgattttcaaaacaaacaaaccaaaaccaaaaatgaaatcttaCTGTTTGTCGATATTATTGATATTATCGAGTTTggtaaatttttccattacaTCTCCATTATTGGATGATCGATGGATTCATTTCAAggtatgattgattgattgtttgtctgatttaatcattatttgttttttcatctatcAAAACAATAGGAAACATACAATCGACAATATGCAAATGAACAGGAAGAACAATATCGTCGAAatattttcatgaaaaatgCAGAATTAATTGAACAACATAATCGTGATAAATATTCGAAAGGTCtttcaacatttgaattaGGATTGAACAAATTTGCCGATATGACTTTGGATGAATTTCGTTCAAAACATAATGGTTATCGTGATGATCATCAGAAATCATCTAATAAcgaaaattataatgataatgacatttcatcattaccagatgaaattgattggaCTAAACGTGGTGTTGTAACACCAGTCAAAGATCAAGGTAGATGTGGTTCATGTTGGGCATTCAGTGCAGTAGCATCGATCGAAAGTCAACATGCATTAAAAACTggcaaattgattgaattgtcgGAACAAAATTTAGTCGATTGTTCCCGTCCCGAAGGTAATCATGGTTGTGAAGGTGGCTACATGGATAATGGATTTAAAATGGTTATTAAAAATCATGGTATCGATACGGAAAAATCATACCCATATAAaggaatggatgaaaaatgtcgacaacaagaaaagaataaaacGATCGGTGCAACAATTCATAGCTATGTTGATGTTAAATATGGTGATGAACATGCATTACAATCAGCTGTAGCTAAAATTGGACCAATATCCGTTGCAATCGATGCCGATTCCTTGTTTTTTATGTTCTATACATCAGgcatttataataatgaaaattgttcatcCGATTTTAAACATCTTGATCATGGTGTAGCGGTCGTTGGTTATGGTGAATTGAACGGAATAAAATATtggaaagtgaaaaattcttGGGGAACTAATTGGGGAATTGATGGTTATGTATTGATGTCAcgtgataaaaataatcaatgtgGTATTGCTACCAGACCAAGTTATCCAGTGGTTTAAACGTAGCATAGACGACCTATTCCAAAAGgcgagaaaaaattcaattaaaaaaaatgttcttttttgtttaatgaattttcgaattttcaaaaaaaaaaaaaaaaaatttcaccaaTAAATTCAGATTAAAATTTACTGCTATTCGAATCGTTCGAATTTTagtttaattttgtttcgttttttttttttacttacgTCGTATGTttgtaaatttaaaatagcaaaaatgaatgacgaAGTTTCAGAAAAAGCAtgtaatgatcatgattcatcatcatcatcatcatcgttattatcaAAACCATTTACAGTGACTATAACAAAATTACGAAATATCATTACATCTGTTGATAGTGatcgttgttgtcatcataataataataatgaagaaaataatgttgatgatgaattgaagcaagcgataaaattgattcataaaaaattaaccagtgatgacaatcataataataaaagatatatttatgatattaataaacatcatttttacaatgattttgtcatcaagtaagtataaattttttttcactaaaatgaagaaaatcattaaaaattcgaacaattcaaataatgTGAATAGATtcgatattgatttttatctttgtgatccgatggaaaattttttatcaattttcatgGATTTTAATCGACAACAATacgatggtggtggtggtggtggtggtgaaaatcaagatgataattcaaaaattttctttgaattttcattgaattcattgaatcgtCTTTGGCAAGATGTTGTAcaattgcaacaacaacaacaacaacaaatggaagTTGGTCGAATGATGGCGgataaacattttgaatgTCGATTAAAATCCATTTCAATTGGATCATTAATAAATGTTAATGCATTTGTTAATCGTTTACAAATGTCAATGGTGACCAACaacactaataataatattgtaaCGTCAACCACGAACAAATTATTGGATGgccaaaaaatgaatcatcaaaccATTAATTGTCCACAAATGGAAATggatttttataaaaaaattctaattctaTATTTTCatgtaaacaaaaagaatatcctgtaattattatatttttttttttttgtatttaatattcaatttttaccttaccttttttttgttcctttCAATAATAGATATCGTTTAGAAATtagtttttcatcaataaaattgatcatgattgAATCGATAATGGATCGATTCTATTTGGAATTGAATGCATcaccatttttgtttttaactAGATCATCCAccatgatcaataataataataatttgatgagaaatcaatcacaaacaccaacaacatcgacaatgacgatgacgaaaATTCGATACAATTGGGAACGAATCAGGAATCTTCAAGCTAGTTTCATTAATTATAAAGATGCTCGTAAAATTGACAATTATGATCCAGATCTAATCGGTTATGCTATTTCATATCGTATCCAGTTGTTGAAAGAATCATTAATGACGACCaatattataaatgaattaattcGTCTGGGTTATATTTGTAAAgatttgaatcgaaattttacatttttaataatcgctggtggtggttgtaGTGGTGCTAGTAATGGTATTgtacagcagcagcagcagcagcaaaaacaacaacaacaacaaatcatcaaatccattcatattgattcaattaattctcgatattcaatgaatacattgaccaaaatgattgatgaacgTTTTGCCAATAAGAATTATGCAATACTTTATGCATGTCGTGTACTATTTTCAAAATCctataaaattattgattcattattatcgaaaaatgaaacaatgattATATTCGATACGATAGAAAGATTACTTACCGAAGATGTTGATCCAACAATAATTGAAGAATGTTTATATTCATTGGATGCTAAATATAAGATGaatatgatcattgatttgaaatgggaatttgaaaaaattgttcaattatGTCAACAAAGATATACGATGATTAGAAAAATTGATCGTGGTGGATGtaaatcaccatcaatgccatctaatgatgatcatgttaTGATGAGATCGGCCACAATGACACCAACACGATTAGAATTTAGTAGACCAATGCCATTGTTGCGATCACGTTTTAGTAATATTGCTAATCTTGATTATGCATTACGATTAACATTGGCTGAAGATAATAATCGTAAATTGAATGGAACATTTAGTGAtacaaatttcattaaaGCATCGATTAAACCACGATTATTGGCTGGTATTCGTGTTGGTGATCGTTTCTATCAATTccttggatcatcatcatcacagatGCGTGAAAATGGTATCGTTTTCTATGCCtgtgatgatcaacaacgtACAGCTCAATCGATTCGTGCATTGGTTGGAAATCTATCGAATTTTAAACGTAAAGTGGCCAAATATATTGCCCGTTTTGGTCTGGTATTTTCACAGGCAATCgcttattatcattatggtgAAACGGCTAAAGTGTGTAAAATGGATGATCTAAAAACGGcaaacaatgaattttgtttctccGATGGTATCGGTATCATGTCGAATAATATTGCGGCGAAAATAAATCCATTATTACGATTACCACGCGGTTATTTGCCATCAGCATATCAGATACGTCATGGTGGTTGTAAAGGAATGTTAGTATGCTATCCAACGGCTAATCGTGAAGGTAAAgatgttattttatttcgtgattcaatgatcaaatatgaatccgatgatgattgtttgggtatattgaaattttcggCACCACGTTCTGTATGGTTAAATCGCCCATTGATTAATATATTGGATCAACAATGGGTACCGGCACCGGTTTTCTATGAAATATTCACTGCCAGCACTGGATTTATAATGAAAGCATTATTGTTTGATCGGGATGCATTCCGTCTAGTCAGTGTTTATCGTAATTCAAATCTACCATATCAACGATTATTTCAGGctggattttcatttcttcgtGAACCATTTTTAAGGCGAATACTTAAAtatcttttattttatcgattaaatgaattaaaatgtAAAGCACGTATTGCCGTACCTGAATCAAATGGTCGAATGGCATTCGGTGTGATCGATGAAACACATCGATTGAATTGTGgtgaaatatttttccaatattcCGTATTGGATTTCAATGGTAATCCAATTCCAGGCCGTACAATTATTCTGGAAAATCAAGAAGTTATGGTAACAAAATTTCCTTGTTTATCATTGGGTGATGTGAGAAAATTTCGTGCCGTTAATGTACCATCATTGACACATATCAAAGATTGTCTAGTGTTTCCAGCCAAAGGCCCAAGGCCACATACCGATGAAATGGGCGGTTCTGATTTGGATGGTGATGAATATGCAATATTCTGGCAAACAGAACTTATATTTCCAGGAGGAAATTATCGCCCAATGGATTTTGTGAATCATACACcagatgaattgaatcatgaTATTAATCTTGATGATATTGTAACATTTTATTGTGATTATTTACTCGAGAACAATATTGGCCAGGTAGCAAATTGTCATTTAATGTATTCAGATTTCCATCCAAAAGGTTTACGTTCAAACGAATGTGATGAATTGGCACGTAAATATAGTATTTCATtggattttcaaaaaaatggtatCAATTCTCAGCTGCAAAGGTatgtaaaaaacaaacacactcaccttaataaaatgaaaaccaaaattttCTCTATAGAAAATATCAACCAGATTCCCGATGGATACGTCCAGATTTTATGGAAAAACGTATACATTGTAAAAGTTATCtttcagaaaaaatattgggACAATTTTATCGCCattgttcattgattgaaacaatgATACGTGTATGggatgataatcaacaacaatataaaaatcataatgaatCACCAGATAAAAGATTAATATTAACAGGATGGAAACAATATGAATCGGAAGCAAATGAAGCATATcttgaatatcatcataaattaattgaaacaatggaaatgatgttgattgaatcaGAATCAGCATTAATGAGtaatgtttatgatgataaaaatgatgtatCACCAtatatttttgatcaattatttcgttattttcaaaacaaatttgaatcaCAATATCAAATGTTGATTAATCGTCACCGggtgaatgatgaagatcaaGCTGACCAaataagattattattaatttcagCATGGTATACTATTTGTTATGAAAATTGtcataaaattcaatatcaatatcgTGGAAAATCATTATTGGGATTACCATTTATGGttccaaatgaaatgatacgTTTGGCCAATAATGTTGAACATTTAATGTTGATACCGAAATCAtcaaaaccaccaccaccaccaccaatgttGAGAAATCATCTtgaacattcatcatcaatcataatgatgaagaatgttcaaatattaatcatcaaatggattgaacgaatgaatcgaataataTTTAATCAAACATCTTCTATGGAAAGACCGTCATTGTCATCACAAATGTTAcgattatataataatgaattaaattgttgggaagaaaaaatatccgAAGATATGATCATATCGAATTTGATACgtgaaaaacttgaaaaaataatcattcaacatGATAGTAATAAATTGTACACAGATCAAAAATcacgacatcatcatcatcatcatcatcatcaatggacaATGTTTACATTGTTTCAAGAATTTATGCTTCATCTTTATGAACAatgtaatcaaattgaatggattGTACATCGTAAACAATttaaagaattattattaatacgttatggattattttcattgaatttctttATGGATTCTggtgatatgatgataattgatgatggtgatggtaatTTAATAATTCCCAAGAATTCAActgcaaatgatgattcaattccAAATAGTGGtgacggtgatgatgatctggaTGATTCgtggaaaatgaatgaaatttttgatgaatatttgaatcgattatttAGGGGATTAGAAAATCAAACTCATACTGGTGCTACTGCTGACgctgacgacgacgacgacgacgacgacgatgatggtgatgatacaaacaattgtcatcaattttgtatattggaaaattcgaataataataataagacgACGAAAAATGGTATTCTTCaagaaatggatgaaaaattttttcttaaacTTAAATTTTTAACCGGTGGTatgttgaaaaatatgaaaatttatgaccaaaatgatcattgtttGTATGCAACCGATTCGTTGggtatgatgaaaaaacgaaCAGCCAAAATGCcaacaatgaacaataatcatcgttCAAATGTCAATCGaaatatcg
This is a stretch of genomic DNA from Dermatophagoides farinae isolate YC_2012a chromosome 2, ASM2471394v1, whole genome shotgun sequence. It encodes these proteins:
- the LOC124497141 gene encoding pre-mRNA-processing factor 17 translates to MSSALVSYDDSGSDSDDHDPEVEMKLPESMLQIVSAPQVDATMVRGSSTFKNSERFIDVKNCKELQYNPKFNELYRPEFGPSNPHGQTIGKNFLTGSLEPAYMSEALFEYQRKNFHAYGIASDPSTGAKTDQTVSKPGSSKTIDDVKLSGEKKKRKRLVNDDPADIEGYKGPWAEYEDEQKIARPTEEEQQELIEILAKRKNVHAGGTVNKIEEEFKDRATLHIKDPYDYQGRSFLHPPHDIDGVPLHKPDHIPNRCFLPKKLLHTYVGHSKPINAIRLFPQTGHLLLSCSADSKIKLWELYNERRSIMTYHGHRQAVRDICFNRHGDRFISSGYDRAIKLWDTETGQCIRKFSNRKFAYCIRFNTSDDSHSHYFLSGMSDKKILCWDCRSGSIVQEYDRHLGAVNTVTLVDGGRRFVSTSDDKSLRVWEWDIPVDVKYIADPSMHAIPAVTAAPNNKWLACQFMDNKIQAFACMNRFKLNQKKIFTGHMVAGYACSPDFSPDMSYLVSGDADGKLFFWDWKTTKLLTSFQAHENVCISTLWQPHETSKVITAGWDNLIKLWD
- the pths gene encoding putative ATP-dependent RNA helicase DDX47, with translation MSDSSADEDIIDNNDEKEIEQEHNENSENFLLNPETKDSLREETATFQSLGVCDVLCEACESLKWTKPSKIQIEAIPLALEGRDVIGLAETGSGKTGAFVLPILQALLDNPLRLFALILTPTRELAFQINDQIKALGTSFGVTTATIVGGMDMMTQSLALAKRPHIIVATPGRLVDHLENTKGFHLRTLKFLVLDEADRILNMDFEKEVDTILKVIPRERRTFMFSATMTSKVQKLQRASLKDPVRVEVSSKYKTVDNLQQYYLFVPVKYKDCYLVYILNSLQGNSFIIFCNTCNQTQRIALMLRNLGFNAIPLHGQMSQAKRLGSLNKFRSKARSILLATDVASRGLDIPHVDFVINYDIPTHSKDYIHRVGRTARAGRYGKAITIVSQYDVELYQRIEHLLGKQMPKYSPIDDDEVMLFQERVLQAQRFAKNEMNDAGVGKNRKRKNNDNNDAGNDDDDDDNDGDSLKNTARGKRKMFINKNRRQNNNNLNGKKFMKKR
- the LOC124497179 gene encoding uncharacterized protein LOC124497179, which gives rise to MSNIDSINDKTFRNLISILISIVRTNLNEKNSNINHHLLSHMSLWLLSNDYCSIIGKYRNDEIETCFLHIRSIFLNNKNDLLLLYRFRQNLYPSLIGTNECFNGTKFDNIVSWLHRKYSDHLMLEKKMISLRMKNIQKINKIEQIYLDCFGNNHVRNNVWIILQEKVKQLEMLKKKSEKHKEIERLKRLLTIGISNNRDDDIVGSSTAINLHEQYRKITIENQLCQKQINILRQKKSHIESMDSAKIERIKQLIKDIRFVKELNATPPTVKISPIIPIPSSNNNSEDSPLNFSIQSSSTTTMDNISLSFDAELKF